The following DNA comes from Mya arenaria isolate MELC-2E11 chromosome 11, ASM2691426v1.
TTGTCAAGTTTGTACTGCTTGCAAAACTTCATCAGCTTCTTTTTGCCCTCGGTGTAGGAGTGTGCGTTCACGGCAACGTTAGCGAAGGGCTCTTCAATGTTTGCATTGAAAGTCGCGTCGTCGGCGTCGGAGGAAAACTGTCGGTACATAATGTCACCCTTGTTATCACGAGCTAGAAACTCCTTTCGTATCGACTCGTCGTCAAGGATGTGGCGATGATGAGACGGTACGAGCATGATGCCCATCAATAGTTCCTGAGGCTTGTGTTTTGGGGCGTGGGGTTTAATCCCACAGGATATCATGTAGTTGTACAGAACAAGGTCGCAGCCATACAGACGCTTGATCCAGTCTCGATTGTAGAAACCACCCATGCGTCCGTTGATTTCGATCAGTTTTGGTCCACATGAGGTAATAATCATCTCAACGTTGTATGCACCGTCGCTGAGTCCTGTAAAATAGAGCGTAGAtctttttttactgttttgtacATGCGAGAAAATTACTGGCTCTATGTATACAAGTATTGCTATTATTGACATATGTACCGCGTTCTTAAATGGTTTACAAGTAATTGCCAAGCTTAAGCACCCCAACCACGGATGCATCAATGCCAGGACGACAGAGGGAGGGCTACCTTTTTGTGCGCTTTGTCATCCAGTATGTGTATATTGTACAAGTATGTTTGACACATCCAAAGGCAGAAGGATTTTATAAGAGTATCTGTGAGCCTTGAAGAACAACTAAATAATCTACAAAGGTCCCACTGCAACCTGTGCTTGTAACCGTAGCTAAAAATGCAGGTACACATACGTGTACAGTTCCGCAACCGTGTAAATTTTTAGACCTTTATTCTAGAGTTAAAGTCAATTGAAAACTGTTGACCACAATTACATGTTACCCTACCGCATATGTGAAACACGTTTACTTATCAAGAAATAACGGAGACAAAGGCTATGAAAAACAGATGATCATCAAATACATGACGAATATTTCCCCCTTACCAATGTCAAGACAGCACTGAAAAGCGGCCACGATGAGCTGACACTGCTTATCCAGCGGGAGACACGACGGCATTATAGCGGCAGTTTCTGGAAACAtagaataaaaatgtttaaatgcaatcaaTTATTAGCATCGCCACCTGATCAACAATGACAGAAAAAAAGTTATCTATATTTCTTTAACATGATATTGCACATGATCGTGACCAATTTGGATGACAGTGGTAGGAATTTTTGACCTTGCACAACAGAACTTTGTGACCGGGTCCAATgggtgtttttatttcatttaccacATTCACGCCCTATAGAATTAACATGAACACTTTTAGGGTGAACGAGAGCAGTCACAGACTGCCATATCCCTCGCCGAATTAAGAACAGTATCAACTTTACTTTCCAGACCATTACAACCCTTCGTCTTAAGAAGGGGATTAAACACACACCCTTTCTTCGAATGAATTATACACGTACATGTCACTAACAACTgcaatttattgttgttgtttttcaaacacAGTTTGACAATTTTACACTAAACTTTCTATTTACAACACtgttaaaataaagtattttttttatactagaATCTTTAAGTAGTATGTTTACCAGTGAAGGAGGGGACGTTGGTCGGACCATTGTCGGATATGAAAGCAGCCACGAGTTTTCGGTCGTACATAATCAGGTCAATATCATGCTCGGAGCCCTCGTAGTACTCCATGACAAACATGTCATTGCCGAAGCCCAGCCCGATACCACCGAAATCATCCTCATTTTGAAGCAGGGAAGTGGTCTCAGCGTACTTCTTCACCAGTTCGTCTTTGTTTTTCACGAGGTTGACGCCCACCGCGCTGGACCCGTGCTCAAGTTTAAGCATGGCTGGGAACGTCACgctacagaaaaaaatgaaagaacacaaatttaaaaaagaagtacAAAaaggatttattaaaagaaaaatatttgagaGTGGAACAATGCAAACGAACCATgacatattgattttaatctttCTTTTGAACTCTCCATTCATAAAATAGCTTCAATTTTTATGATGGGAATCCCTAAACATGTACGTCTCAGCTTGTCGACTTTTGTTCGTGGCTGCAGACTCAATGcccaaatgttaaaattgttccCTTAGGTGTCTTCCACAATTCAAAAGTGGGCTGGGAAGGCCaacaattaaaacgtttcataattcattttttattttgttttgagttGCTTTAATTTTcaagagtaaaacataacaagagCAACTTTAACAATGCGGTATTTTATACGAGATTTCTTGAAAttcaatttccatttttatggaaatatctttcaacagtataaatgtttcatGTCAAAACGTTTCTGACGAAACACTTAGAAATGTGGTGGAACAATGCAATTTGATGGTTGGACATGCTACATCCGATTCGGAGAGTGGTGGGAGTGGTTGGGGCCATGTTGACCCGTCCAACCCAAATCTACAATACATATACTATTACCAATTGCTGATTTCCTCAATGTCCTCTGGTTTTTTGATGAGGTAAGCCTTGGAGGCGTAGAGATCAGTGGTGAGGAAGTGGGATTTCATGGCACTCTTCTCCACCAAGCAGTTCTGGGTGCGAGACTTCTTCTTAGCAGTCAAAGCGGCCTCGTTGTTTGAACCTGCGGGGTAAAACTGGATCAGTGGCcatattaacttaaaaagaaataaatttagcAAATGGGCTTTAATTGCTCTAATTCACTCCTATTGGATGCCGAAGCAGAGTGgcataattgttaaaatcaacCTGGTTCTGCTGGAAAATTGTCACAAAAGCAAACTGTGAGGTGCgtttactttcaaataaattCACTTACCTCTGAGCCCAACATGTGTCCGAATAATAGCGGACAATGGAACACAGTCTTCCCAGAACGTGAGGCAGCCGGCGACCTTGATGCCCATCTCCTTGATGATATTAAGGATCTGGACAGCGTGGAAATCGTCCTTACTATGGTCAGTGAAGTCGTATTGGATGAAAGTCTTGGTGTACTCCTTTGCGAAGTGGTCAGCGTTGCAGTCGACCATTATCAGCTGAAAAGGTAAAactattctttataaaaaaagttgacagtataattattataccaCACGATGTCTTCATTtacttcaaaatataaatgccTTCTCCTACCTACCAAGTCAAAAACATTTAGTTTAGACGCCACCTCTCTCGGGAAGGATACAAACATGAGCACCGCAGAGCGAACGTAGTCCAACaaaggggcataattaaacGATAATAAAAGCAAGAAATGTGGGCCTTGCTCAAGATGCGGCGCGTATTGTATCTGGCAACATGTACACTCAATTTAATTcgaatatcttaaaaaaataactttatggCCAAGTTTGAAGCTTTTGGCACAATGCTGACGTCATCAAGGCTAACACAATATCTAGCCAATTTTCTTCAAAAGACAGACAAgctcattcaaaacaaaatcattgtcTATGACCGCACATGAACATTGTTTAATGCTTATGCCACGGTAATACTTACCAACGTAGCTTGACTTAAATGATTGCAATTTAAAAACGAAGTATTTAACCACGTAATTTCTTATAttcatggaaaaaaaaatcatccacATAAATATCACAATATTATTTACATCAATTCCGTATTTCTCAGTGTCAACCCAAATGCGACGTTTGCTGTGTCCGCCTGCGCCGACGATGAGGACTTGTTTGCCGCGTATCAGCCACCTCTGGGAGCGGGCGATAGCGTTCCGCACGTACGGACGGATCGTTCGGCCGTGGACGTCACCATGATTATAACGCGAGTAGCTAGACGTCTTCCAAAACTCAAAATCGTCTATGTCTGGATCTGCCTGAGGTTTAGATTAGCTGAATCATAGTTTATTGTTCACTCGAAAAGCAATCAAGAATACATCCATGCATACACACGAATatcacataaaaataacaaattggtTGGACAACAAAGAGATATATGAGCTGATATGTGCTTTTCGTCTGTTTTCTAGGTAGAAATCAGCACTGATGTATGTTTGGAGAGGACAAGCGAAAGTCCCCCTTGTGGGTCCCTcgcccatatatatatatatttatattagcGGTTATATTGAACGTATTAACATCATGTTTTTTCAGCCCTTTTTGGGACCGAAATTCTGCCCCATTCCCCTTTTCTTTGGAGGAGCATTGACCTCGAATCATTTAGCAAATGTAGCAatagtgccattcatgaatatatgtCGATtagtttgttgaataaaaggttttaaaactgTTCGGCATTATTTccctttttgccaaaacaacGCTATTTTCCCTTCTAAAGGGCCCCGAAACCATAAGCTTAAAGGGGAAAAACACTGTTATCTAGGTTTTTTTGTTATGTGGACAGTACCTGTAGGTAGGACATGATCTCATCGACAGGCATGGTCTCTGCTACCATCTTGCAGCCCAAGGCCATGATGTTGTCCATGATTTGGCAGGCGTACATGCAATCGTGGCTGTTCACCTCGATAGCCACCGCCGTCAGCTTCCCGTTCCGCTCTCTGACCACGTAGTCAATGCCTGAAAACGTTAACATAATAGTCATTATTATTTCTATCCCATGACTATTTCTATCCCATGACTAGGAGCATGGTGCATATACATCTGtgggccggtattcataaaacatgttaagttgTTTCCTATATTAAGTCGAAATTGTCATagtcaatttaaaagaaaagtatgaGTGTTTATAGtcttaaaacatgtattttctgagaatgttttataaatcaaatgGCGGATGACGTACTTATGTAAGATATTTTCTGAATAAACCGCCCAAATACTGACGAACATATATGTACGGCTTTTTTATCTGCCATAAAGAATTTACATTTCTTGTGCATAACAGGTAGCGACCATAGACGAAGGTATGACTGGGACCCATTGTTGAAATATCAATTAGGGTGGTTtcactttttataaattaatataattcatGCATATATGCATAGTAAGCAGATCTTTTTTAAGAAGTTGCTTGGTGTACTCGTAATTGAAATTTCTCATTCCATTTTAGCAATTAATGAAGTTGGAGTTAAACTCCACAACCATGCAGCAATATAAATCGGTTGTCAAAAGTCCATCATTAAGATCAAAATTTCTTAACTCAACATCCATTCAAACATCAAGCATCAAACTTGCCAAATAGATCAGTCTGCGCGTAAAGCTCTCCGCGATCTTCCGCGGTCAATGTCCGCTCATAGTCCACGATGGCGTCCATGTAGCGCTCCGACTGGCCGCGCAGCTCGTGCTCAAACTTGAATATCTCCTCCACCTCGATGTTGAATGACTGTAGGGTGGTCAGGAGGGACAGTGTTGTGGTGTTATCTCCATTGATTGGACCTTCCGCGGATGCGATACCACAGATAATCTAAATAAGCAAAAAcagtgtatttttgtttttaaatgtgggTTTGTTTATTTTCGTATGTCCATAATGACAGCTAATCTGAGTCGCTTGTTTTTCaaccattattattatatctGACACAATTAATGCATATCATACATGCACTACAGTAACCACCAGCTATTCAAACCGAAACATACCGGCACACAGACAGCTGTGTTGTCATGGTCGCGACTGATGATTGCGCGGCAACGGAAGCCCATTCCATCCTCTGCCATCCAACGCCGCTCCTTCTTGTTCCCTGGCCGTGGACTGAGATGCTCAATGCACTCCTCTACCAACACGGAACTTCCGGGCTCAATTTCTGCCAGGAGTTTCCTAGCGTGATTCATAATGTTGTCGAGATCATCAACCTGCATAATGCTGACGCCGACGCTGCCGCAGTACATACGTCCCGACGGCTTTACAACAACCTAAAGCATTTAGATAGAGAaacatttatagtttaatttcaaatcaaGCAAATGACCAAAAGGATGTCTAACAGGGAATCATCCTAGGTCTAATGCTGGGTGCATAAATTCAGTTGTAGATTTGACAATAAATACTTCCAAACATGTGTTTCTACACTATAAACACATTGATCTACACACCCTTCTAATGCCCATCATTTTTTCGCTTTCAAGAAATCGTTTTATTTCATCTTCTGCGAAGTCGCACTCGCTGTCGTCAATGTTAAAGACAACCATCTTTGGATTGGGCGTGGTCACTTTGTGCGTGGTCTTGTAGCaaaaggccaaggtcactggAATGTCAATACCCACAGCCGCCATCGCATTACGGGTCCAAACTTTGTTGTCAGTCGACTCACAGAGTGCCACAGAGCTGCTCATAGGACAGTCCAGACCGCGCTGTAACGAATATTGAATTGACCATACAGTGACAATAGAATATGTATCATTCAGTCTGCTTATCATTTTTACCTACGTTAATGGGATCGAACGGATTAAGACACCGATTCaaatatattcaacaaaacacaaatattttcttACCTCGATCTCAGGGCCATCATTTCGTTCACCGCTAGTACAAACATCGGTGAAGTAGTTGACCAAATACGTCACACGGCGGGGTGTTTCAAACTCTTCAAGTTTTGTGACGCCGGCAGCGTGAAAGGTGATGGCCTTGTGCACAAACAGGGAGAAAAGGCCCTCATGTTCCTTGGAGGGTTCCTTCGTCAGCCAGGAAGAGGATAATATCATGTGGAATCCTCCAGGCACCTGCCGCCCACCTGCGGgataaacaattgaaaataaaacaaggtATGAAATAACAGCCTTTCACTCCTGATTTAACTCGTATTTGGTTCGATCCCCACGTGGGACACATTTCTATTCGCCTACTAAAAGGGACTTAATTACGGGACCAAGATCTAGAATATATTCACTAGCCGAGCTTAATGAATTAagttaattaattaaaacttacTTCCACTGGTCACAGTGGTTGCACTGGTGTTTTAACACAGctgtttttgtatgtttgttgttatctatttttatggcgtgtttgtgtgtgtatgggggggggggggataggATGGGTCCTGAATACAGAACTGCAACCTGTGATATCATGATAACACATGTTCAGGTGCACGTTTATTTAAGGACTTGCAATAACTTTTTATGTCGCATAAACAAACATCTTCGCCAGCTGGTACTCAGGGTTTAGATATAAAATAAGTGGTACAGCCTAATATAGTCATATTTTGGTTTTTATCTCATCTCAACTAACCTTCAAGCAGCATGCCAAGGCTCTCATGATGGCTGTGGAGAATGGTCACACATATGCCTTCCTTGTTTAGTTTGGGGGCCGGCTTGACTCCGAGGTGGTTTACGGTCTCCGGATATCCAGTCTCGTAAAGGCTGTACTGCAGGTTGTTGTATGCCGACTTGATGTTGACATCCTCCTTTGGGGGCTGCAACGGTGATGATAGTAAAGAGATGTCATTGTTATTTAAGAAGTGCTCATACTGCAGGCTGTGCAGTTTCACATGCAGGCATTGTTGTTGTATGCCTACATGATGTTGACATCGTCCTTAAGTTAATTGTACACATACTGTTCTactttaatataccaaaatacatgtacttattgcAGTGTTAAGTCTATCTTTACACTTAATTAGGTTAAAAAAACACTGCGCTGATATCTTTGTTGAGAAGCATTAGGTTCATATCTGCGTGTCCAAAAAAAGGATTTGTCCTTGACATATGAATATCATAACTTATGTTACACAATTATAATTCAATGGTTTGTTTTGGAATAGAACATGATGATGAGTGTGGTCATTtgatcatatttcaaaatgaatcactGGACATGGCCTTTTCTATGTTTGCCTATGATGCTTTTCCAAGGCATCTGTGTACGtgattatatacatgtatacagtacATTCACCGTGATCATTGAAGGTCACTGAGTTTCCCATCAATCTTCATGAAGTTTCTGGTATTCATCATTCTCGTCCACCA
Coding sequences within:
- the LOC128209787 gene encoding carnosine synthase 1-like; this translates as MDGQKTENRNADDDDGGSDTDETLKEKLKDLCDSYNVEIDAILWNTDVDLGPPSTLKVKPPKEDVNIKSAYNNLQYSLYETGYPETVNHLGVKPAPKLNKEGICVTILHSHHESLGMLLEGGRQVPGGFHMILSSSWLTKEPSKEHEGLFSLFVHKAITFHAAGVTKLEEFETPRRVTYLVNYFTDVCTSGERNDGPEIERGLDCPMSSSVALCESTDNKVWTRNAMAAVGIDIPVTLAFCYKTTHKVTTPNPKMVVFNIDDSECDFAEDEIKRFLESEKMMGIRRVVVKPSGRMYCGSVGVSIMQVDDLDNIMNHARKLLAEIEPGSSVLVEECIEHLSPRPGNKKERRWMAEDGMGFRCRAIISRDHDNTAVCVPIICGIASAEGPINGDNTTTLSLLTTLQSFNIEVEEIFKFEHELRGQSERYMDAIVDYERTLTAEDRGELYAQTDLFGIDYVVRERNGKLTAVAIEVNSHDCMYACQIMDNIMALGCKMVAETMPVDEIMSYLQADPDIDDFEFWKTSSYSRYNHGDVHGRTIRPYVRNAIARSQRWLIRGKQVLIVGAGGHSKRRIWVDTEKYGIDLIMVDCNADHFAKEYTKTFIQYDFTDHSKDDFHAVQILNIIKEMGIKVAGCLTFWEDCVPLSAIIRTHVGLRGSNNEAALTAKKKSRTQNCLVEKSAMKSHFLTTDLYASKAYLIKKPEDIEEISNCVTFPAMLKLEHGSSAVGVNLVKNKDELVKKYAETTSLLQNEDDFGGIGLGFGNDMFVMEYYEGSEHDIDLIMYDRKLVAAFISDNGPTNVPSFTETAAIMPSCLPLDKQCQLIVAAFQCCLDIGLSDGAYNVEMIITSCGPKLIEINGRMGGFYNRDWIKRLYGCDLVLYNYMISCGIKPHAPKHKPQELLMGIMLVPSHHRHILDDESIRKEFLARDNKGDIMYRQFSSDADDATFNANIEEPFANVAVNAHSYTEGKKKLMKFCKQYKLDNENYDVGSFIECFWDIVLRKT